In Lycorma delicatula isolate Av1 chromosome 10, ASM4794821v1, whole genome shotgun sequence, a genomic segment contains:
- the l(3)mbn gene encoding lethal (3) malignant blood neoplasm isoform X3: MFNFCARSGVYKQDEKGIIKGEFGFVTGDGVYHVTEYATDENGGFRILSMKNFYIGLPNEGMTTAPSVAPSTTIKPNMRLSISGIQGCSGCLIPTTTAATKTNINEKTKGQNLNNQPQKNNISPVLYMMSKLNDIKPNENPKITKLMSIQKMGLNDIQKTISTSRNPQMGINTKFTDPEKPNINKEISSSDPSGLLYEFNQTQTFQGHHEKGFIDNSKTGDYFVNGRDGIQQIVEYIANESGYQPYIRFQNLSSSDTPDPKTEKIKNMLKGVYFRWFHKS; encoded by the exons atgtttaatttttgcgCGCGTAGTGGGGTTTATAAACAAG aTGAAAAAGGTATTATTAAAGGTGAATTTGGATTTGTAACTGGTGATGGTGTGTACCATGTTACAGAATATGCTACTGATGAGAATGGTGGCTTTCGTATCCTCagtatgaaaaatttttacataggACTTC caaatgaAGGAATGACCACTGCTCCAAGCGTAGCACCTAGTACAACTATAAAACCAAATATGAGGTTGTCAATTAGTGGAATTCAAGGATGTAGTGGATGTCTTATTCCTACAACTACAGcagcaacaaaaacaaatataaatgaaaaaactaaaggGCAAAATCTAAATAATCAAccgcaaaaaaataatattagtccAGTTTTATATATGATgtctaaattaaatgatattaaaccaaatgaaaatccaaaaataaccaAGTTAATGTCTATTCAAAAAATGGGTTTAAATGACATACAAAAAACTATCAGCACTTCAAGAAATCCACAAATGGgaattaacacaaaatttacagACCCTGAAAaaccaaatattaataaagaaatatcatCTAGTGATCCTTCTGGACTACTTTATGAATTTAATCAAACTCAGACATTCCAAGGACATCATGAAAAAGGTTTTATTGATAACAGTAAAACTGGTGATTACTTTGTTAATGGGAGAGATGGTATTCAACAGATTGTTGAATATATTGCAAATGAATCTGGATATCAACCTTATATTAGATTTCAGAATTTATCTAGTTCTGATACACCAGatcctaaaacagaaaaaattaaaaatatgttgaaaggTGTATATTTTAGATGGTTTCACAAAAGTTAG
- the l(3)mbn gene encoding lethal (3) malignant blood neoplasm isoform X2, translating into MYCPKWTTLAGHNFSFMNEKGIIKGEFGFVTGDGVYHVTEYATDENGGFRILSMKNFYIGLPNEGMTTAPSVAPSTTIKPNMRLSISGIQGCSGCLIPTTTAATKTNINEKTKGQNLNNQPQKNNISPVLYMMSKLNDIKPNENPKITKLMSIQKMGLNDIQKTISTSRNPQMGINTKFTDPEKPNINKEISSSDPSGLLYEFNQTQTFQGHHEKGFIDNSKTGDYFVNGRDGIQQIVEYIANESGYQPYIRFQNLSSSDTPDPKTEKIKNMLKGVYFRWFHKS; encoded by the exons atgtattgcccaaaatggacaacacttgccggacataatttttcgttcatga aTGAAAAAGGTATTATTAAAGGTGAATTTGGATTTGTAACTGGTGATGGTGTGTACCATGTTACAGAATATGCTACTGATGAGAATGGTGGCTTTCGTATCCTCagtatgaaaaatttttacataggACTTC caaatgaAGGAATGACCACTGCTCCAAGCGTAGCACCTAGTACAACTATAAAACCAAATATGAGGTTGTCAATTAGTGGAATTCAAGGATGTAGTGGATGTCTTATTCCTACAACTACAGcagcaacaaaaacaaatataaatgaaaaaactaaaggGCAAAATCTAAATAATCAAccgcaaaaaaataatattagtccAGTTTTATATATGATgtctaaattaaatgatattaaaccaaatgaaaatccaaaaataaccaAGTTAATGTCTATTCAAAAAATGGGTTTAAATGACATACAAAAAACTATCAGCACTTCAAGAAATCCACAAATGGgaattaacacaaaatttacagACCCTGAAAaaccaaatattaataaagaaatatcatCTAGTGATCCTTCTGGACTACTTTATGAATTTAATCAAACTCAGACATTCCAAGGACATCATGAAAAAGGTTTTATTGATAACAGTAAAACTGGTGATTACTTTGTTAATGGGAGAGATGGTATTCAACAGATTGTTGAATATATTGCAAATGAATCTGGATATCAACCTTATATTAGATTTCAGAATTTATCTAGTTCTGATACACCAGatcctaaaacagaaaaaattaaaaatatgttgaaaggTGTATATTTTAGATGGTTTCACAAAAGTTAG